Within Bacillota bacterium, the genomic segment GGCCATCGCCAACACCCTCAAGCGGGGAGACAATGTGTTAATTGTCAGCCATGGTTTCTTTGGCGATCGTTTCATCGATCTCTGCGAGCGCAAAGGGTTGAATGTAGATGTTCTCGCCAGCGAGTGGGGGACCGCCGTACCTGTGGAAGAGATTGAGAACAAGTTGAAAGAAAAGCCATACCAGGCCCTGACAGCTACCCATGTGGACACCTCCACCGGTGTCAGTGCTCCTATCAAAGAGATCGGCGAGATGATGCAACAGTTTGAAGACACTCTTTACATCGTTGACGGCGTTTGCGCTACCGCCGGGGAAGAGGAATATGTCGATCCGATGAATATCGACGTTTTGCTCACGGGCACACAAAAGGCCTTTGGTGTTGCCCCTGGTCTAGGGATACTCTGGGCGGGCCCCCGGGCAATGGCCCGAAGAAGCACATTGGGGTTGATTCCTGAGTTTTACGTCGACTTTGACAAGTGGCTGCCGATCATGAACGACCCGACAAAGTATTTTGCTACCCCGGCCGTTAACCTAGTCTGGGCGCTCAAAGAGTCGGTGGCGATTATCAAGGAGGAAGGTTTGGAAAACCGATATGCAAGGCATCGACGTGCGGGCCGGGCGATGCAGGCCGCCCTGGAAACCTTGGGCTTAAAAGTGCTCGCTGAAGAGAATTGCCGGGCTGTTACACTCTCCA encodes:
- a CDS encoding alanine--glyoxylate aminotransferase family protein, with product MIPGPTPVVRSIQDQMGRETTAFGDPSFVKDFKELLVDLKGLWQTVGEVFVVAGTGTMAMEMAIANTLKRGDNVLIVSHGFFGDRFIDLCERKGLNVDVLASEWGTAVPVEEIENKLKEKPYQALTATHVDTSTGVSAPIKEIGEMMQQFEDTLYIVDGVCATAGEEEYVDPMNIDVLLTGTQKAFGVAPGLGILWAGPRAMARRSTLGLIPEFYVDFDKWLPIMNDPTKYFATPAVNLVWALKESVAIIKEEGLENRYARHRRAGRAMQAALETLGLKVLAEENCRAVTLSNLIYPEGVSDVEFRKSLYADGIIVAGGLGAYAGRMFRLGHMGNIDMHDLVAVIAGIERALFKAGQKLELGSGVGVLMKELLT